In Leptolyngbya sp. O-77, the genomic window AGCATAGCGCGGAGGGTGAAGGCGATGAAGGCAAAGCCAGAGAGGAGGAGGAGAGAAGTGGCGATCGCCGTCGTGGGTTTTTGAAACAGCGGCAGCAAGGGCTTGACGAACGTATATAACACGCCCAGCGAAAAGCTAATTAAATAGCGGGGGTAGCGAGAAACGTTTGTAAAAAAGTCCTGCATTGGATTTGCAAATAAGAAAATGCGCCGAAATTTTTCTCGTCATCTATTCTAATGGGTAATTTCATCTGTACCCGCACCGTCTCCCCGGATAGTTCCTTGGTTACTAGCGTTCCGCCCACTCTCTTGCCGCGTCCCTTTCTCAAGTGGGCCGGGGGCAAGGGACAACTGATCTCGCAATATCTCCCCTACTTTCCCGATTCCTTTGAAACCTATCACGAGCCGTTTTTGGGGGGCGGCGCGGTTTTTTTTCGGCTGCAACCGGCGCGGTCGGTGCTGATGGATATTAACGATGAGTTGGTGAACGTCTATCGCTGTGTGCGCGATCGCGTGATGGATGTGATAGTGCTGCTGGAAGAACACCAGCTTCATCACAGTCAGGATTATTACTATTGGGTGCGGAGCAATCCGGGAACGACGGATGTGGAGCGGGCAGCGCGGCTGATCTACCTAAACCGAACCTGCTTTAACGGACTATACCGGGAAAATTCGCGGGGTCAGTTCAATGTGCCGATGGGGCGCTACAAAAACCCCAAGATTTGCCATGTGGATTTGCTGCAAGCAGCGGCGATCGCCCTCCGCCACACCGAGCTATTCGCCCATCCGTTTGAAATGGTGCTGGAACACGCCCGCACGCCACAGGATTTTGTCTATCTTGACCCGCCCTACTACCCCATCAGCGCCACCAGCCGTTTTACATCCTATAACCGCTATGCCTTTAACCGCGACGACCAAATTCGCCTGCGGGACGTGTTTGCGGAGCTGGCGCGGCGCGGCGTAAAGGCGATGCTGTCTAACTCCGA contains:
- a CDS encoding DUF751 family protein; the protein is MQDFFTNVSRYPRYLISFSLGVLYTFVKPLLPLFQKPTTAIATSLLLLSGFAFIAFTLRAMLEL
- a CDS encoding DNA adenine methylase, translated to MVTSVPPTLLPRPFLKWAGGKGQLISQYLPYFPDSFETYHEPFLGGGAVFFRLQPARSVLMDINDELVNVYRCVRDRVMDVIVLLEEHQLHHSQDYYYWVRSNPGTTDVERAARLIYLNRTCFNGLYRENSRGQFNVPMGRYKNPKICHVDLLQAAAIALRHTELFAHPFEMVLEHARTPQDFVYLDPPYYPISATSRFTSYNRYAFNRDDQIRLRDVFAELARRGVKAMLSNSDCEFIRDLYADFPTHTITAARSINSNARRRGKITEVLVTSYR